The genome window GCGGCTTCGCGCGCTCCGGCTCGCAAGGCGGACGGCAGGTCGCCCCTGTCGAGCCAGACGTTCAGGAACGCGGCGATGAAGGCGTCGCCCGCGCCGAGCGTGTCGACGACGTCGGCGGGTTCGGCGGCCACGAAGGTCGGCTCGCCGCCCGTGACGGCGAGCGCGCCGTGCTCTCCGCGCGTGACGACGACGACGCGGGCGCCGAGGCGCTCGACGCGTCGCGCGAGCTCGACGCAGCCGCGCTCGTCGTGCTCGGCGGCGGACAAGAAGGCCACGTCGAGCAGCGGCGCGACGTCTTCGAGGTGCGCGTCCGTCCATTCGGACGAGAAGTCGAACGACAAGCGCGGCGCCGCTTCCCGAATGCGGGGCAGCAGGTCGTTCAGGCCGCTGTACAAGCTGACGTGCGTGACGTCGTGGGCCGAGACGAAGTCGAAGTCGTCGAGGGTGAGTTCCCAGCGGGTGGAGACGCCGAGGTCGCTGCCGGTGAACGTCCGGTCGGTGCCTCGGTGCACGACTTTCGACCACGACGTGCTTCCCGGGACTTGGCGGCAGCGGGTGACGTCCACGCCCTCGTGGCGAAGCGCGCGCAGAACGAGGTCGCCGGGCGCGTCTTGCCCGACGACGCCGAGGTAGCTGGCGGTCTCGCCGAGCCGGGCGCTCAAGGCGGCCACGTTCACGGCGTTGCCGCCGGGGTACATGAGGCCGGTCGTGAGGTACAAGTCGACCGTGTTGTCGCCGAGTCCGAGGAGGCGGCGCACGTCAGTACTCGGTGACCCACATGTAGCGGCGGGTGTCGAGGTGATGGCCGTGCAACTCCGAGAGGTGCTCGGCGAAGCGGTTGAGGGCGGCTTGCAGCACGAACGGCGCGACGATCGGGCGAATCACGGGATCGATTCCGTGCATGGGGTAATCGAGCGAGTCGTAGATCATGAGGCGCGAGCTGTACTTTTTGCAAAAGGCGAGCGCGCGCTCGGCGAGGGGACGGCTGGGGTCTTCGCCGAGGAGCAGCATGACAGGCGTGGACGCGTCGAGAATCTCGAAGGGACCGTGGAACCACTCGGCAGCTTCGACGGGAATGCTGTGCATCCACTGCATCTCCATGAGCATGCACACGCCGAAGACGTAGGCGGTGGCGAACATGGGGCCGGACGCGAGATGGTACAACGTGCGGTCGTGCTGGTACGTGCGCGCGTCCTCGAGCGCTCGCGCGTCGTTTTGGCGGGCGGCCTCGACGAGCACCTCGGGCAGCGCGTCGAGCGAGCGCAGCAGGGCGTCGAGGTGTGGCCAGCCGTCTCGGGCGTGCATGAGGCCCCCGACGAGCGCTTGCAAGGCGATGAAGATGCCGGTGTGCGCCTGCTCGGTGTCACCGATCAGCAAGGTGCGCTTGGCGGCGCGCGCGAGGAGCGCGTCGGCGGTGCTCGTGACGGCGAGCGTCTGGCACGGCTTGTCTTGCAGGTACCGCGCGGCGTCGACGGTTTCGCGGGTGGTGCCGGACTTCGAGGCGAGGATGACGAGGGTGCGCTCGTCCAGCCGAGGTTCGAGGGTGACGAATTCGGCGGGAAAGAACCGTTTGACGTGCAGTTGGGTGCGCGTTTGGTCGAGCCAGTACTCCAAAGCGAGCATGACGCGGTTTGGGGCGCCGCAGGCGACGAGGTAGACGCGGTCGACGGTCGGCGCGAGCGCCATGCCGAGCCGAGCGGCTTCGTTCTTGACGCGGAGGGCCTCGGCGAGGCCGTCGGTGATGCGGGCATGGTCGATCGGGGCCGCTCGAACGGCGGTCACGCTGGTGGTCCTTGTCATTGGTTCCCCTTGCGGTTCTTGGTATATACCAAGAGTGCCCTCGAAGCTCCGAAAAGTCAAGGTGCCGCGCCACCACGGTCCCGCTCGCCAATTTGAAACACCACGAGGTGCGGATGATTCACCGACTTCACGTACTCGAACGGCACCCCAGAGGGATCGCGCACGACCGAGCGGTACAGCAGCACCGCCTGCCCCTCGTCCAAGCCCAGCATGCCCGCCTCGTCGCCCGTCGCCGGTCGCACGGCGATGCTGCTGTCGCCCACGCCCACCTCGATGCCGAAACGCTCGCGCAGCACTCCGTACAACGACTGGTTGCCCAGCAAGTCCTCGGCCGCCAAGTCCGGCACGCGGGCCGACGGCAGGTAACTCGTCTCCAGACAGAAGGGCACGTCGTTCACCAAGCGCAAGCGGCGCAACACCACGGCCGCGCTTCCAAGCGGCACCTCCAGCTTCTCGGCGACCTTGCTCGAAGCGGGCGCCACGCGAAAGTCCAGCAGACGTCCCCCGGCCGTTCCGCCCGTCGCCGCGACCATCTGCGTGATGCTGTTGAGCCGGTCGTCGTTGAGCACGCGGCTGACTTTCGGCGCGCTCACCCGCGTGCCCGCCGTGCCGTCCCGCTCCAGCAAGCCCAGGCGAACGAGGTTGTCCATCGCCTTGCGGACCGTCATACGGCTCACGCCCAGTTGCTCGGCGAGTTCCCGCTCGGACGGCACCTTGTCGCCCGGTCCGTACTCGGCCCGCTCGATCATCTCGCGAAGCATCTGCTGCACCTGCAAGTAGCGAGGCGCGAACTCGAGCGCCGACGAGGACGGGGAACGGTCCAGCTTCGTCATCGTCTCTAGCATGCCGCGCCGCTTGCGAAATTGGTAGGACCGCGCGCTCGCCCCGCCCCGCCGGACGGCGTCACGTTGTCGAGGCGCACTCCAGCGAACGCTCATCTCGCGGATGGTACGGTATGGCCCATGACTGCCTCGCTGCCTCGCCGTTCCGACGTCGCCCCCGAGTCCAAGTGGGACATCGAGCACCTCTTCGCCACGCCTGCCGAGTGGGACGCGGAGTTCGCCGCGCTCGAAGCCACCTTGCCGAGCCTCGCAGAGTTCAAAAGTCGCCTCGCGAATCCCGACATGATCGCCGCGTACCTCGGGCGCAGCGAGACGCTCGCGTCTCGCCTCTCGCGCCTGAACAACTACGCGTTCATGTCGGCGTCCGTGGACGCGTCCGACACCGACGCGAACGCACGCCGTGAGCGGGTGACGGGCCTCGCGGGCGCCTTCGCCGCCGCCATCGCCTTCGCCGAGCCGGAGTTGCTCGCCTTGCCCGCCGACACGCTGAGCGCGTGGACGCGGACGCCCGAACTGCGCATGTACGCCCACTTCTTCGACAACCTCGAACGGCAACGGCCTCACGTTCGAAGCGCGGACGTCGAGGAGGTGCTCGGCCTCGTGCGCGGTCCGTTCGGCGCGGCCCGCACC of Deinococcus yavapaiensis KR-236 contains these proteins:
- a CDS encoding SIS domain-containing protein; translation: MTRTTSVTAVRAAPIDHARITDGLAEALRVKNEAARLGMALAPTVDRVYLVACGAPNRVMLALEYWLDQTRTQLHVKRFFPAEFVTLEPRLDERTLVILASKSGTTRETVDAARYLQDKPCQTLAVTSTADALLARAAKRTLLIGDTEQAHTGIFIALQALVGGLMHARDGWPHLDALLRSLDALPEVLVEAARQNDARALEDARTYQHDRTLYHLASGPMFATAYVFGVCMLMEMQWMHSIPVEAAEWFHGPFEILDASTPVMLLLGEDPSRPLAERALAFCKKYSSRLMIYDSLDYPMHGIDPVIRPIVAPFVLQAALNRFAEHLSELHGHHLDTRRYMWVTEY
- a CDS encoding PfkB family carbohydrate kinase; protein product: MRRLLGLGDNTVDLYLTTGLMYPGGNAVNVAALSARLGETASYLGVVGQDAPGDLVLRALRHEGVDVTRCRQVPGSTSWSKVVHRGTDRTFTGSDLGVSTRWELTLDDFDFVSAHDVTHVSLYSGLNDLLPRIREAAPRLSFDFSSEWTDAHLEDVAPLLDVAFLSAAEHDERGCVELARRVERLGARVVVVTRGEHGALAVTGGEPTFVAAEPADVVDTLGAGDAFIAAFLNVWLDRGDLPSALRAGAREAARNCATLGAFGHGTPITPDGDLVFAEDPGLRNAR
- a CDS encoding GntR family transcriptional regulator; amino-acid sequence: MSVRWSAPRQRDAVRRGGASARSYQFRKRRGMLETMTKLDRSPSSSALEFAPRYLQVQQMLREMIERAEYGPGDKVPSERELAEQLGVSRMTVRKAMDNLVRLGLLERDGTAGTRVSAPKVSRVLNDDRLNSITQMVAATGGTAGGRLLDFRVAPASSKVAEKLEVPLGSAAVVLRRLRLVNDVPFCLETSYLPSARVPDLAAEDLLGNQSLYGVLRERFGIEVGVGDSSIAVRPATGDEAGMLGLDEGQAVLLYRSVVRDPSGVPFEYVKSVNHPHLVVFQIGERDRGGAAP